A window from Theropithecus gelada isolate Dixy chromosome 1, Tgel_1.0, whole genome shotgun sequence encodes these proteins:
- the LOC112608144 gene encoding olfactory receptor 2L8 has product MENYNQTSTDFILLGLFPPSRIGLFLFILIVFIFLMALIGNLSMILLIFLDTHLHTPMYFLLSQLSLIDLNYISTIVPKMASDFLHGNKSISFTGCGIQSFFFLALGGAEALLLASMAYDRYIAVCFPLHYLICMSKRVCVLMIIGSWIIGSINACAHTVYILHIPYCRSRAINHFFCDVPAMVTLACTDSWVYEGTVFLSTTIFLVFPFIGISCSYGRVLLAVYRMKSAEGRKKAYLTCSTHLTVVTFYYAPFLYTNLHPRSLRSPIEDKVLAVFYTILTPMLNPIIYSLRNKEVMGALTRVSQRICSVKM; this is encoded by the coding sequence ATGGAAAATTACAATCAAACATCAACTGATTTCATCTTATTGGGGCTGTTCCCACCATCAAGAATTGGCCTTTTCCtcttcattctcattgttttcattttcctgatggctCTAATTGGAAACCTATCCATGATTCTTCTCATCTTCTTGGACACCCACCTCCACACACCCATGTATTTCCTACTTAGTCAGCTCTCCCTCATTGACCTAAATTACATCTCCACCATTGTTCCTAAGATGGCTTCTGATTTTCTGCATGGAAACAAGTCTATCTCCTTCACTGGGTGTGGGATTCAGAGTTTCTTCTTCTTGGCATTAGGAGGTGCAGAAGCACTACTTTTGGCATCTATGGCCTATGATCGTTACATTGCTGTTTGCTTTCCTCTCCACTATCTCATCTGCATGAGCAAAAGAGTGTGTGTGCTGATGATAATAGGATCTTGGATCATAGGCTCTATCAATGCTTGTGCTCACACTGTATATATTCTCCATATTCCTTATTGCCGATCCAGGGCCATCAATCATTTCTTCTGTGATGTCCCAGCCATGGTGACTCTGGCCTGCACGGACAGCTGGGTCTATGAGGGCACAGTGTTTTTGAGCACCACCATCTTTCTGGTGTTTCCCTTCATTGGTATTTCATGTTCCTATGGCCGGGTTCTCCTTGCTGTCTACCGCATGAAATCtgcagaagggaggaagaaggccTACCTGACCTGCAGCACCCACCTCACTGTAGTGACTTTCTACTATGCACCTTTTCTCTACACTAATCTACATCCAAGATCCCTGCGATCGCCAATAGAAGACAAGGTTCTGGCTGTCTTCTACACCATCCTCACCCCAATGCTCAACCCCATCATCTACAGCCTGAGAAACAAGGAGGTGATGGGGGCCCTGACACGAGTGAGTCAGAGAATCTGCTCTGTGAAAATGTAG